The Acidobacteriota bacterium sequence CTGCGGCTGATCGACAAGCTGGCGCCGTCGGACCTGCCGGTGCTGATTCTCGGCCAGTCGGGGGTCGGCAAGGAACTGGTGGCCCGGGAGATCCACCGGCGCTCCCACCGCTCGAACGGTCCCTTCGTCGACCTCAACTGCGCGGCGATTCCCGACACGCTGCTCGAGAGCGAGCTCTTCGGTCACGAGAAAGGCGCGTTCACCGGGGCCGGGAGTTCACGGGCGGGATTGATGGAGGCCGCCGATGGGGGCACGCTCTTCCTCGACGAGGTGGGCGAGCTGCCCGCCGGCTTGCAGGTCAAGCTCCTGCGGGTGCTGGAAACCATGAGCTTCTTCCGGGTCGGCGGACGCAAGAAGGTCAGTGTCGATGTGCGCCTCGTGGCGGCCACCAACCGGGACCTGCTGGAGGCTTCGCGCCAGGGTACCTTCCGCGCCGATCTCTATTACCGCATCAACGCCGGGACGATCGAGGTGCCTCCCCTGTGCGACAGGCCCGAGGAGATCGGCGTTCTCGCCCGTGCCTTCCTCGCGGGAGTCGACTCCCAGCTGAGTCTTGAACCGGCGGTCCTCTCCGCCCTCGAGAGTTATTCCTGGCCCGGTAACGTCCGGGAGCTGCGTAACGTGATGGAGCGCGCCGCACTGCTGGCTCGGGACGGGGTCGTGCGGCTCGAGGACCTGCCACGGGAGATCATCGAAGAACGTCCGCGCGAGCCGACTCCGGCCGTGGCAACCGGTGCCCTGAGCGTTCCGGCTGTCAGCGCCCGCCCCCCGGAGCACTGGATGGAGGAGCAGGGCAAGCTCTCGCTGCAGGAAATCGAGCGGCGCCGCATTCTCGAGGTCCTCGAGAGCACCCACTGGCACCGGGGCAAGGCGGCCAGCATTCTCGGGATTTCGGTGCGGACGCTCTATCGCAAGATCAAGGCTTATCAGCTGGACCAGGAAGGCGTCCACGTCTAATCCCCCCCACCGTGGAGCGAACAATGGTGTTCCTGGCCGGCCCTGCCGGGCGCCGGTCCCCCGGAGCGCGTTCGGTGAGCCCCGCAGCCCCCCCCCTCGCCCGCCGGTGACGGCCCGGCGGCGCCCGCAGGCCCCCCCTCCCGGCGCCGCCGGGCGCGGGAGCGTCCCGGGATCCATCGGCCGGGCCGGCCGGGCGCGCTCAGAAAG is a genomic window containing:
- a CDS encoding sigma-54 dependent transcriptional regulator, with translation MTTTHGGGKMPQVIRVLLADDEAPLRRVLSRELRRKGHRVTEAEDGAKARKLLEEDSFDVAVLDVRMPGLDGIEVLRGLSGEICPPQVILLTGNATVETAVEAMKLGAYDFITKPCRIEVLDALIRAAADKGGLARENEQLRRREEHREPSTTVQGWDSVAMKPVLRLIDKLAPSDLPVLILGQSGVGKELVAREIHRRSHRSNGPFVDLNCAAIPDTLLESELFGHEKGAFTGAGSSRAGLMEAADGGTLFLDEVGELPAGLQVKLLRVLETMSFFRVGGRKKVSVDVRLVAATNRDLLEASRQGTFRADLYYRINAGTIEVPPLCDRPEEIGVLARAFLAGVDSQLSLEPAVLSALESYSWPGNVRELRNVMERAALLARDGVVRLEDLPREIIEERPREPTPAVATGALSVPAVSARPPEHWMEEQGKLSLQEIERRRILEVLESTHWHRGKAASILGISVRTLYRKIKAYQLDQEGVHV